From the genome of Muricauda sp. SCSIO 64092, one region includes:
- a CDS encoding gluconate 2-dehydrogenase subunit 3 family protein, translating into MDRKGFLQQLTLLGGCTLMAPTVLLQSCRVEPRIWSSLSAKDIALLDELGETILPKTEGQPGAKEMEIGKYVVEVVNACLSPEDRDTFLYGLTSIDANSIADFGRPFEDLDEEGRYDILKALQDEAVAFNEQQQGKLEPEIHYFSLLKELVITGYFTSKTVMTEVFDYHPIPGKYEGCVDFNVAKDKPYKG; encoded by the coding sequence ATGGATAGAAAAGGTTTTTTACAGCAGTTGACGTTGTTAGGTGGCTGCACTTTGATGGCACCTACCGTTTTGTTACAATCCTGTAGGGTGGAACCAAGAATCTGGAGCAGTCTGTCCGCTAAGGACATCGCACTGTTGGATGAACTGGGGGAAACCATTTTACCAAAGACCGAGGGGCAACCAGGAGCCAAGGAAATGGAAATAGGCAAGTATGTGGTTGAAGTGGTCAATGCCTGTTTGTCCCCCGAAGATCGGGATACCTTCCTTTATGGCCTAACTTCCATTGATGCCAATAGTATTGCCGATTTCGGAAGACCCTTTGAGGATTTGGACGAAGAAGGTCGGTATGACATACTAAAAGCCTTGCAGGATGAAGCGGTCGCCTTTAACGAACAACAGCAAGGGAAACTTGAGCCGGAAATCCATTATTTCTCCCTCTTAAAGGAATTGGTTATCACGGGTTATTTCACCTCAAAAACAGTAATGACCGAAGTATTCGATTACCATCCCATTCCAGGCAAGTACGAAGGATGCGTGGATTTTAATGTCGCGAAAGACAAACCGTATAAAGGGTAG
- a CDS encoding GMC oxidoreductase: MKYSSLKVNAKGKEQHTYDAIVIGSGISGGWAAKELCEKGLKTLVLERGRMVEHRKDYPTATKHLWELPYRNRLTYEQIRENPILSRCYAYEQATEHFFVKDKEHPYIQKKPFDWIRGYQVGGKSLLWARWTQRWSDLDFEANAREGIAIDWPIRYRDIAPWYSYVERFAGISGNRDGLPQIPDGEFLPPMEMNCAEDYFKDQLKTHYTDRHLVISRTANLTRPHLGRGPCQHRDLCYRGCPFGGYFSSNSATLPAAEKTGNLTIRPFSVVHSIIYDENTQKAKGVRIVDTNTKETTEFFSKIVFLNAATLNSTLVLMNSKSSCFPNGLGNDSGELGHNLMDHNYNARVEATLEGFEDKSPFGKRPTGTYLPRFRNFGQDRQSNFSRGYAYSVGGSRRPGSEQGEAMIGTELKKDLTNLGPWKIEMTGMGECLPYHENKVSLSKTEKDDWDMPLLEIDAEYKTNELNMQKDMVDSAIEMLQKANLKDIEEIPMNRNFGLNIHEMGTARMGKNPKTSVLNPYNQVWGCENVFVTDGSCMTSSACQNPSLTYMAITARAADHAVKELKKQNL; this comes from the coding sequence ATGAAATACAGTTCGCTAAAAGTTAATGCAAAGGGAAAAGAACAACATACCTATGATGCCATAGTCATTGGTTCGGGAATAAGTGGAGGTTGGGCAGCCAAGGAATTGTGCGAAAAAGGATTAAAAACATTGGTTTTGGAACGCGGTAGGATGGTAGAGCACCGAAAGGATTATCCTACGGCTACAAAACACCTTTGGGAATTGCCTTATCGGAATCGATTGACCTATGAACAGATCAGGGAAAATCCCATTTTAAGTCGGTGTTATGCCTATGAACAAGCGACCGAACATTTTTTTGTAAAGGATAAGGAGCATCCCTACATTCAGAAAAAGCCGTTTGACTGGATCAGGGGATATCAGGTAGGAGGAAAGTCCTTGCTTTGGGCACGTTGGACGCAACGATGGAGCGATTTGGATTTTGAGGCCAATGCCAGGGAAGGGATCGCCATTGATTGGCCAATTCGGTACCGGGATATTGCGCCTTGGTACAGTTATGTGGAAAGATTTGCAGGAATTAGCGGTAATAGGGATGGATTGCCCCAAATTCCGGATGGGGAGTTTTTGCCCCCCATGGAAATGAACTGTGCAGAGGATTATTTTAAGGATCAGTTAAAGACCCATTATACGGACCGTCATCTGGTCATTTCCCGAACGGCGAACCTCACCCGCCCCCATTTGGGAAGGGGCCCGTGTCAGCATCGGGATCTGTGTTACAGGGGCTGTCCTTTTGGAGGATATTTTAGCAGTAATTCGGCTACACTTCCTGCCGCTGAAAAAACGGGAAACCTAACCATTCGCCCCTTTTCCGTGGTACATTCCATTATTTATGATGAAAATACCCAAAAAGCAAAAGGGGTGCGTATTGTCGATACCAACACCAAGGAAACCACCGAATTCTTTTCCAAAATAGTTTTCTTGAATGCAGCTACTTTAAATTCCACCTTGGTATTGATGAATTCCAAATCATCTTGTTTTCCCAATGGTCTGGGCAATGACAGTGGGGAATTGGGCCACAATTTAATGGATCACAACTATAATGCGCGGGTAGAAGCCACTTTGGAAGGTTTTGAGGATAAATCCCCCTTTGGTAAACGCCCAACGGGAACCTACCTGCCCCGGTTTAGGAACTTTGGCCAGGACAGGCAATCCAATTTCTCCAGGGGTTATGCCTATTCCGTTGGGGGTTCAAGACGTCCGGGATCGGAACAGGGCGAGGCCATGATCGGAACCGAACTGAAAAAGGACTTGACAAACCTGGGACCATGGAAGATAGAGATGACCGGGATGGGCGAATGTCTTCCCTATCATGAAAATAAGGTAAGCTTGAGCAAAACCGAAAAAGACGACTGGGATATGCCCTTGCTGGAGATAGATGCGGAGTACAAAACCAATGAATTGAATATGCAAAAGGATATGGTGGACTCGGCCATTGAGATGTTACAAAAAGCAAACTTGAAGGATATCGAAGAGATTCCTATGAACCGTAACTTTGGATTGAATATCCATGAAATGGGTACGGCAAGGATGGGTAAAAACCCAAAAACATCCGTTTTGAACCCTTACAATCAGGTATGGGGCTGTGAGAATGTATTTGTAACGGATGGTTCCTGCATGACGTCCAGTGCCTGTCAAAACCCATCATTGACCTATATGGCCATTACGGCAAGGGCCGCGGACCACGCTGTAAAGGAACTGAAAAAACAAAACCTATGA